A genomic region of Haliotis asinina isolate JCU_RB_2024 chromosome 1, JCU_Hal_asi_v2, whole genome shotgun sequence contains the following coding sequences:
- the LOC137282711 gene encoding uncharacterized protein produces MNSYKQALDLVIRFPLNFDIWAPPRQRPTGRYMTILEPLSELPTPPTSLPAPLSTPVLRDAPYFVDINLDDDDTPIQSPVRVFLSRVSGFLRRVFRTKMDA; encoded by the exons ATGAACTCCTACAAGCAAG CCCTTGACCTCGTGATCAGGTTCCCTTTGAACTTTGACATCTGGGCCCCTCCTCGTCAA CGTCCTACTGGGAGATACATGACCATCCTTGAACCCCTGTCTGAGCTGCCCACCCCTCCCACCTCTCTCCCCGCCCCTCTCTCTACCCCCGTCCTCCGTGATGCCCCCTACTTCGTTGATATCAACCTTGATGACGACGACACCCCCATCCAGTCCCCAGTTCGAGTCTTCCTGTCACGTGTGTCTGGATTCTTGAGGAGAGTGTTCCGTACCAAGATGGATGCCTAG
- the LOC137282700 gene encoding uncharacterized protein: MNSYKQALDLVIRFPLNFDIWAPPRQRPTGRYMTILEPLSELPTPPTSLPVPLSTPVLRDAPYFVDINLDDDDTPIQSPVRVFLSRVSGFLRRVFRAKMDA, encoded by the exons CCCTTGACCTCGTGATCAGGTTCCCTTTGAACTTTGACATCTGGGCCCCTCCTCGTCAA CGTCCTACTGGGAGATACATGACCATCCTTGAACCCCTGTCTGAACTGCCCACCCCTCCCACCTCTCTCCCTGTCCCTCTCTCTACCCCCGTCCTCCGTGATGCCCCCTACTTCGTTGATATCAACCTTGATGACGACGACACCCCCATCCAGTCCCCAGTTCGAGTCTTCCTGTCACGTGTGTCTGGATTCTTGAGGAGAGTGTTCCGTGCCAAAATGGATGCCTAG